The Allorhodopirellula heiligendammensis nucleotide sequence GACTTCGCCGGCGGCGCCAGTTTCCTGCTCGTGTCCGAGTTTGCGCTGCGGTGCACGCAGCGGCAAGACCGCAAGATTGCGTCCATACGACAAGTCTACGTAGTCCTCGAGCGCTTCCTCAATCTGAGGCGGCAGGTCTTCCGTCGAACCATCGTGCCAGAGGGGCTCGCCTGCCGCGACGACACGGGTGGCGAGTACGTTGAGAGCGGACACAATATTCGACCGGTTCTCGATCGTGTCCTGCCCACTGATCGCCTCCACGGTACACTTGCGGCCTTTTTTAATCGCCACGCTGACGCGATCGCACCCGATCAGACGGCGGCCTTCGTTGGCCACGATGTATGCGGTCTCCTTCAAATCGAGCGACTCATGCGCAGCACGGGCAAACGAGTCCGCCTGCTGCCATAACGTCTGCCGATCACCGAGCTTGATCAGTTTCTGGCTGCGTAACCACTCCGCCGCCAACTCACACATCTGTTGCAGAAACCGCAAATACCCTTTTTGCGTCTCCGGTGCCGTATCGGGGCGCTGAAAAATTTCGATCACACCATCTTTATGACCGTCGTGCTGGAGCGCTCCGAGCACCAATAGATATCGCGTGGGGTTGCCCTCGGCGTCGCCATCAGTGGTGCCACTGTAAGGCGGCACCAATACCGATTGGCCCGCGTTTGCCGCTCGCTGGACCAGTCGCATGTGCCGCGTCGCGTCATCGCTGTTCTCCGCCAAAATCGAAGGCTCGGCGTTGATTTGATATTGCAGACGCAGGTGCCGATCCTCGTCGAGCAACCACACCGCCCCCCCGGCAGCGGCCAAGGCCGTGATAATTCGCGAAAGGAGTTCGGGGTAAAACTCGGACGCCGTCGAACCGCTCTTGGTCAAGGCAGCGATTTCATTGACCAAACCGCGGATCTGTGCCTTGGTTTCTTCGACCGATTGTTGATTGACCGACATAGGGCTGGTGATCTGGAGCGAATGAGGACGCGGGGGGAACCAATTTTTCTGCGTAAGAGGCAGACGTTAGTGAAAAGTAGCTTGTTCTCGCCACAGGAAGTTTTTTATTTGTGGGCCTGGACTAGTTATACATTTCGTATAACCTGATGTCTAGTCGCTTCTGTCAATTTTCTGGTACTTCCCCAACTACCTAGCTCGCCACATAGCTCGCTGCCTCCTTGATCGCATGGATTCCGTCTTGAACGCACCGTTGGAACAACTCGCCGCGCTCGCCCGCGCGAATGCCCTTGTGCAGAGTAACGAGCAGAGTAGTGCTGCGGATTCGCCCAACACCCTCATTCCTGCGGCCGAAGCGCTCGAGCTGCTGCAGCAGGAAGTCAATCGAATTCAACGGCTCATGCGGCTGACGTTACAGAGCAAGTTGCAGGATCTGGTCGGTCGCTCACTCGGTTCGCTCGAGCACAACCGAGCCTTGGCCGGTGCGATTCAGTCGATGCTGGATCAGCATGGGTTTCGGATCCGCTGTCACCAGTGCGGCCATCCGGCAATCCTTCGGCTTAGCCCCCGCAAGGGAATTCCCACAGGTGCGTTCGTTTTTGATCACTCCATCAATGGCCGGCGGACCTTCCATGGCGGCACCGCTGCGGTACCCCCAATTCACCTGGTGGCCAAACCTGGACGCAAGCGCAAGGCGTAAATCATTCGCTGCAGCGTTTAATATGGTCCAGCACTCGGCGATGAATCGCATGGACGGTCGGCGTCGCCCATGCTTGCCAGTACAGCCGGGGGCGGACGTCAATATCGTACCATGTCGTTCCGACCAAACGCGTTCGATTGCCGGGCAGCGGTTCGAGTAGAAATTGTCCGCGTCGACTCACAAAGCCCTCGTCCAAATGCGGTGGATGCAAACCGGAGAACGGGGTCCATTCCTGCATCGGCTGCGGTTGTTCGACGACGTCGAATGCGAGAAGCCCGCCTTCGCCGCTGGCCGATGGTGGCTCCCAAACGGTGATTGGCTCGACAAAGGGGCCCGTCGTGAATTCACAATAGCGACATGCTCCCACACCCACACCGTCAATCCTGGCATGAATCGGTGCGGCGATACCCAACCGAAAATACCAGGCTGGCGGTTCTTTGATTTCAGGGAATGCGATCACCTGGTCCCACACCTGCGTTGGGGACGCATCGATCACCACCTCCGTATCAACGCGGTGCAACGCACGGTGGTCATCGAGCGGCTCGAGCAGTAGAGCCAGCGGCAACAGCAGCATTGTGCCAAACATGCCTCGGCTTTCATCTTTGGCTCGCAGCCTGGTGACAGAAATGGCGCGCCCCGCGACTCCGCCAAAGAAGCTCAGTGGCCACAGTAACGGGAATGCCATGAAGAGACAGATCGCACCATCGAGCCCGACACATAGCATCACCGCAAAGGACACAATGTTCATGATGGCAATCAGTCCAAACAAGCCGCCCAGCCCAAACCGCCAACTGCGATTATAAATCGCTCCTGAGATCGCGCCCGCTACAATCGGCGTCGTGAAAAACAGAATGAACCCATACTCGCGAAAGCCCCACACACTGATCAAGCCCACGACGACCTGCACGACACACCCTGCGGCGATCGCTACCGTCGCCGCCGAGAGCTTGTCGGGCTGGTCGCGTTCCTGATAGACGACGGAGCGCCCAACCACTTCCAGGCCAGTTGGTGGGGCGAACGCCGAGGCGACATCGCTGATATCCCGTTGGGCAGCGGCTTCCTGGTTGCGGTTGCGCGTCGGGAGCACCGACAATACCGCGATAAAGAAAAGATTGGCCAGTGGCACAAGCATGGACAGTCCCCACCAAGGGCTCCATCCAGCATCGGCGGCACGACGCACACTCATTGATACGGCGATCGCGACAAAGGGCAGTGTGAACAATAGCCAGCCGACTGCCGCGGCAGGATACTCGTCAACAATCGCAGTCTTGCTGTTGAGCCATGGGTTCACGAAATCGACCGGTGTCAGAATACGTCCCGTCAACACCACCAGTGCCGACAACTCAATCAGGTATTTAATCAGTGCCAGCCCAAAGCCCAGGACGACATACTCGTATCGTGATACCCGCCCATCGACGCACACCCAGCGCGTCAAGTGAAACAGAATCGCCCGCTCCTTCTGATCGCCTTTGTGAATCGCGTCCTCCATTGGTTTACCTCATGCTGTTAACCGTCAACATCGGTGCATCCTTAACAGGTGCGGCTACCGAGAAAACGACGTGCTCGACATTGACTCAGTCCGGCTTACGTTCAAGCGCCATTAACAAACGCCCGTCACCATTTTGAGTTGCGAGTTCCCGCGGTGCTGGACTACCCGGCGGCATCGATAGACAGATGATAAGTGTCCCGTCGTGCAGGGCGATAACACCATTGACCGGTTGCGTTGCATCCGGAGTCAACGAGGACATCGTGAACCCTCTCGGAGAAGATTTCAAATTCAGTGAATAGTCGACTTGCATCCGTTCTCCGTTGATGGAGAAGGAGACTTTCCCTCCATCGAAAGTGAACTCGCTGATCGGACTGACCGCCACGTCTTGTCCATCGACCCGTGTACTCGTTACCGTCCAGGTCCCCTCCAGGGATCGACGCTGCTCATAGGCGGGGCTGTCATGTTCCTCCTGCGTGAGCTCACGAACTTCGAAAAAGTCGAACTGCGCCTCGATCTCCTCTGCCGCAGAGGAGCCATTTGTTGCGACGATGCCAATCCATGTAGGCCTACCATTACCCCACACCTCTTCGCCCTGGGATCGAAACGTCTTACCGTCCGAGCTATACGACCGCTCGTATACATTGCCACGTTTCGTTATCCGAATCCAGATGCGATCGGTTAGTTTGACCGCGTCGTCGGTATTGACTAAGCGGAAGCCATCCGTCTCTCGCATGTACTTAATGCCGACCCAAGTATCACTGGCCTCCAGCCCGCATTTCAAGTAATTGTCGTCGTCATCATAGACCAGCACACCCGCCTGCTGGTATTTCATACGGGGCAGGAAGGACTCGATACACGTGGTAATCACGAAATCACGATTTCCCTCCGTAGGGTTCGCCACCAGATAGAGATTTTGAGTTAACGGAACTGGCCGACTTCCTGCTCGGCCGCCTATCGAGCCGGCCTGCGTTGTGATCGTCAACTTTCCAGGATGGCGTTCCAGTGACACGTGGCTTGGATCGGGTCTCACCGGTTGCCAATCCAAACGGCTCCCGCCGTCAAATGCATCTGACAAAAGTATGGCAGGGGCCTCGCCGCAGGCCGGCACAGGAAAGGCCCCCGCAGCGAGTAACATTGCGGCGGCCATTACAGACGGCACGCTTAAACTCCGACCTGCCATAGGTGACACCATTGCTGCACAGGAGTAACAAAAGGAAGACTGATGACAAATTCGAGACTCGACCTCGACCAGCCCTGGTATGGGCGTGGAAGCACGATGCCGCATGAAGCTCTTAAGGAAAATTAACCACTTCTTTGCCCGCTCGAGTCAATAGCTTCTTCAGGAGGTCGACGTCAACGCTGTCCGTCATGAATCGGACTGCCCCGTCGCCCATTAAAACGTGAAATCCCCCACGTTCAGCATTACCAAGGTGCTCCATCGGGTTATCCATATCGATCTCAAGATCCTCGGGCTTGGACCAGATGACCGCTGCATCGGGATCAACTTGCATGACCAAAATACTGTTGCTTAAGCCGTCGAGAAAATCGCGGAAGCTGGTTTTTTCGAGCGGCCGCAGACCGATGTCATCTCCCACCACGGCCTGCATGACGGTCGTGCCAGGCGGCGTTTGGGTGTTCGGCGCGCTATATACGGCAGGCAGTTGCTTGGACAGCGGGAGGTTGTGCTCGCTATCCCACGGCTCGTCAAGTCGAAACTGTTGATAGAGTGCTTGCTCTTCAATGAACGGCAGGATCGCAACGCGCCAACTCAGCAGAGGCTTACCGTCCTCGTCCGTGATCGCCGACGGCGGCAGTTGCCTAAATGCGGAATGGTAATTGTGCAATGCCAAGCCAACTTGCTTCATGTTATTGGACATGCTCATGCGGCGTGCCGCTGTACGCGCTGCTTGCACGGCGGGCAACAGCAGACCGACGAGCACCCCCGTCGTTGCAAAACTCGCTTGTGATTGTGTCTCGATCGCGACCTCGTCGCCGTCGAGTTGTGGCTGCAGTGACTCCATGACCATGTCGGCGATCCGATTGGCGTACGCGTTGGTCGCCTCTCGCATCGCTGGGGATTCGCCCGAACCAGCAAGACTGCGGTTCATCTCGGCAATTCCCAGCGATCGCGCCGCAGACATCGAATCAATCAGAATCGATTGGATCCGCTGTGCCGCAACCTCGTCGGTGCCGATCAATGCGACCCGCAGGCGTCCGGTACTGTCTAGCAGGCCGACTTCAACCTTGATCGCATCGATGAGCCCAGGTATCTCCGCCAGTGCTTGCAAATCCGGTGCAAGATGGTGCGCATTCTGCATCGCCACGGGGCCGATCATCGGACGAACTTGCTCTGTCAAGATCGCGATTTTGACCCCCGAATCACTATTCATTGTCCGCAGCAACGAAGGTAGCTTGCCACTGCCATTTTTCGCATTGAGCATGCGTGGCAACAAGTTCGCAGTGCCCGCGTATAGAGTCTCGTCGTCGATCATCGCAATCACTGTTCCCGGAGGACCATTCATGGGGTAGGTCTCGTGCCCATCGACCTGAACCATATCGTCCCGAGCATCGATCGCGGCGCGGACTTTGGCGAAGTCAATCTCACCGGTGAGTTTTGTGATCGAGCCAAACGCCGGTTGCATCGTCGTTGGATCGAGCGACACGATCGTCCTAATCTCACCAATGTCAAACGGGTCGATGCCGAACTGTTCCGTCATCTGCACACGCATGATCTCCAAGGGAAACATCTCTAGCATGGGGCTGTTGAGCCATTCGCTGGGCGTCACAATGATAGCTGCCATGGCATCATCGGGGATGTACCGCGTCACGGGATCCACCGCTGCCTCATCCGCCCAAGCGGACTGCATCGACGCATCATCGATCGGGCCAGTTACCCACAAACTGAACAGCAAAAGTAGGATCGGGGTGGGAAATTGTCGCATCATCTCATCCAGAGGAATCAGAGGGAAACGCTAGTTGAATAGGCGGGGGCAACTGTCCCCC carries:
- a CDS encoding DUF805 domain-containing protein, whose amino-acid sequence is MEDAIHKGDQKERAILFHLTRWVCVDGRVSRYEYVVLGFGLALIKYLIELSALVVLTGRILTPVDFVNPWLNSKTAIVDEYPAAAVGWLLFTLPFVAIAVSMSVRRAADAGWSPWWGLSMLVPLANLFFIAVLSVLPTRNRNQEAAAQRDISDVASAFAPPTGLEVVGRSVVYQERDQPDKLSAATVAIAAGCVVQVVVGLISVWGFREYGFILFFTTPIVAGAISGAIYNRSWRFGLGGLFGLIAIMNIVSFAVMLCVGLDGAICLFMAFPLLWPLSFFGGVAGRAISVTRLRAKDESRGMFGTMLLLPLALLLEPLDDHRALHRVDTEVVIDASPTQVWDQVIAFPEIKEPPAWYFRLGIAAPIHARIDGVGVGACRYCEFTTGPFVEPITVWEPPSASGEGGLLAFDVVEQPQPMQEWTPFSGLHPPHLDEGFVSRRGQFLLEPLPGNRTRLVGTTWYDIDVRPRLYWQAWATPTVHAIHRRVLDHIKRCSE
- a CDS encoding DUF1349 domain-containing protein produces the protein MAAAMLLAAGAFPVPACGEAPAILLSDAFDGGSRLDWQPVRPDPSHVSLERHPGKLTITTQAGSIGGRAGSRPVPLTQNLYLVANPTEGNRDFVITTCIESFLPRMKYQQAGVLVYDDDDNYLKCGLEASDTWVGIKYMRETDGFRLVNTDDAVKLTDRIWIRITKRGNVYERSYSSDGKTFRSQGEEVWGNGRPTWIGIVATNGSSAAEEIEAQFDFFEVRELTQEEHDSPAYEQRRSLEGTWTVTSTRVDGQDVAVSPISEFTFDGGKVSFSINGERMQVDYSLNLKSSPRGFTMSSLTPDATQPVNGVIALHDGTLIICLSMPPGSPAPRELATQNGDGRLLMALERKPD
- a CDS encoding DUF1559 domain-containing protein — protein: MMRQFPTPILLLLFSLWVTGPIDDASMQSAWADEAAVDPVTRYIPDDAMAAIIVTPSEWLNSPMLEMFPLEIMRVQMTEQFGIDPFDIGEIRTIVSLDPTTMQPAFGSITKLTGEIDFAKVRAAIDARDDMVQVDGHETYPMNGPPGTVIAMIDDETLYAGTANLLPRMLNAKNGSGKLPSLLRTMNSDSGVKIAILTEQVRPMIGPVAMQNAHHLAPDLQALAEIPGLIDAIKVEVGLLDSTGRLRVALIGTDEVAAQRIQSILIDSMSAARSLGIAEMNRSLAGSGESPAMREATNAYANRIADMVMESLQPQLDGDEVAIETQSQASFATTGVLVGLLLPAVQAARTAARRMSMSNNMKQVGLALHNYHSAFRQLPPSAITDEDGKPLLSWRVAILPFIEEQALYQQFRLDEPWDSEHNLPLSKQLPAVYSAPNTQTPPGTTVMQAVVGDDIGLRPLEKTSFRDFLDGLSNSILVMQVDPDAAVIWSKPEDLEIDMDNPMEHLGNAERGGFHVLMGDGAVRFMTDSVDVDLLKKLLTRAGKEVVNFP